From a region of the Methylocystis hirsuta genome:
- a CDS encoding helix-turn-helix domain-containing protein produces the protein MEHVAGRLSEIARNIEIVGADPVTRHGFTQVPNFILTKKELTVGAKLAYAMLLKYAWADDACFPGQLKLADDMGAGERSVRTYLKELETAGLLQITQRGLGKTNLYRLFLTVEKPARRRA, from the coding sequence ATGGAGCATGTCGCCGGCCGGCTCAGTGAGATCGCTCGCAATATTGAGATCGTCGGGGCCGATCCCGTCACGCGTCACGGCTTTACCCAAGTCCCCAATTTCATCCTCACCAAGAAGGAGCTGACCGTCGGCGCGAAGCTCGCCTATGCCATGCTTCTCAAATACGCCTGGGCCGACGACGCCTGCTTTCCCGGACAATTGAAACTCGCCGACGACATGGGCGCAGGGGAGAGGAGCGTGCGCACTTACCTGAAAGAGCTGGAGACGGCCGGCCTCTTGCAGATCACCCAGCGCGGGCTTGGAAAGACCAATCTCTACCGGCTGTTTCTGACTGTGGAAAAGCCAGCCCGCCGCCGGGCCTGA
- a CDS encoding S1 family peptidase, whose translation MTNQQVRATETHIVADFSNGEFPTIQKFPHPIQMSVLPVVAYRCGAEFVPLGTCFTVSPQGLVLTARHVIEEMTALNARRDQNSEQWWIGCLYVAEPAPEHEVPDLLGGILPAHKVFLCDDLDIAAIQLNLPTDTRTGKTLRMPASRISPGLPPVGSFCFAVGYHSMSWKDCAGADAQVYQNFSASRGLIKVLHTPYRDKVSLNFPCFETSARFDGGMSGGPIMGDNGAVIGVVCSSLGNPDELGHISYGSLIGPALLLQLEAKQPDGAEGFVFLHDFVVGGAVVVDDTISGLKSQRLEDRLIIDFGDGKTFQNLLRKS comes from the coding sequence GTGACAAATCAACAGGTAAGAGCCACCGAAACACACATCGTGGCTGATTTTTCAAATGGGGAATTTCCAACGATTCAGAAATTTCCCCATCCGATCCAGATGTCTGTCCTGCCCGTCGTTGCATATCGGTGCGGAGCCGAGTTTGTGCCACTCGGCACTTGCTTTACGGTTTCACCCCAAGGGTTGGTGTTAACAGCGCGTCATGTGATCGAGGAAATGACAGCCCTCAACGCACGCCGAGACCAAAACTCGGAACAATGGTGGATTGGTTGCCTATACGTCGCCGAACCTGCACCTGAACATGAAGTACCTGACTTACTTGGTGGGATACTACCTGCTCACAAAGTCTTTCTGTGCGACGATTTGGACATAGCTGCTATCCAATTGAATCTTCCGACCGATACGCGAACAGGCAAGACGCTACGCATGCCTGCATCCCGAATTAGCCCCGGCCTGCCGCCAGTCGGCTCTTTTTGTTTTGCAGTTGGCTACCACTCAATGAGTTGGAAGGATTGTGCGGGCGCAGACGCACAGGTTTACCAAAATTTTTCCGCCTCCCGAGGGCTAATCAAAGTGCTGCATACGCCCTACCGAGACAAGGTAAGCCTGAACTTTCCTTGCTTTGAGACATCCGCGCGCTTCGATGGAGGGATGAGCGGAGGGCCAATAATGGGCGACAATGGCGCTGTTATCGGAGTTGTATGCTCATCGCTAGGGAATCCTGACGAGCTTGGTCACATCTCATACGGCTCATTGATCGGCCCGGCCTTGCTTCTCCAACTGGAAGCCAAGCAGCCCGATGGAGCGGAGGGCTTCGTCTTTCTCCACGATTTTGTCGTAGGCGGCGCGGTCGTCGTTGATGACACGATCAGCGGGCTAAAATCTCAACGATTAGAAGACAGACTGATTATTGATTTTGGTGATGGCAAGACATTTCAAAACCTGCTTCGAAAGAGCTAG
- the istA gene encoding IS21 family transposase: MFTVELYAAIRRAVMADGLSRREAAKRFGVHRNTITKMLQYSIPPGYRRRERPASKKLGPYMAWIDNILEGDRSVHKKQRHTAQRIFERLRDEEGFSGGYTIVREYVARALLRSREMFIPLSHCPGQAQADFGEADGYIAGKKVRFHYFCVDLPHSDSCFVKAYPAETAEAFCDGHVAAFDFFGGVPQSILYDNTRLAVAKIVKGGRRLRSQMFAELQSHYLFEDRFGRPGKGNDKGKVEGLVGYVRRNFMTPLPVAESFDALNVRLLDACTKRRQAILRGQSMTISERMQSDISAFMPLPPTPYDACHKIATRVSSMSLVRYRNNDYSVPTRYGHQEVLAKGYVDRVEIVCRGETVAVHARSYDKAEFIYNPLHYLALLEHKSQALDQAAPLDDWRLADCVYRLRRLMEARMGNSGRREFIQVLRLMEDFHQHLVEQAIAEALRLGAISFDAVKMLLLAKLENRPARLDLTFYPYLPVATVGATDPRAYLGLVANAAAIEPSARVSA; this comes from the coding sequence ATGTTCACAGTGGAACTCTATGCCGCGATACGACGCGCAGTGATGGCGGACGGGCTGAGCCGGCGGGAGGCGGCTAAGCGCTTTGGCGTTCATCGCAACACGATCACGAAGATGCTCCAATATTCGATTCCGCCGGGCTATCGGCGGCGCGAGCGGCCGGCATCGAAGAAGCTGGGGCCGTATATGGCCTGGATCGACAATATTCTGGAGGGCGACCGGAGCGTTCACAAAAAGCAGCGGCATACGGCGCAGCGGATTTTTGAACGGTTACGGGACGAAGAGGGGTTTTCCGGCGGCTACACGATCGTTCGCGAGTATGTGGCGCGGGCGCTGTTGCGGTCGCGCGAGATGTTTATTCCGTTGAGCCATTGCCCCGGACAGGCGCAGGCGGATTTTGGCGAGGCGGACGGCTACATCGCCGGCAAGAAGGTCCGCTTTCATTACTTTTGCGTGGACCTGCCGCACTCGGACAGTTGCTTCGTCAAGGCCTATCCCGCCGAGACAGCGGAAGCCTTTTGCGATGGTCATGTGGCGGCGTTCGATTTTTTCGGCGGCGTGCCGCAGTCGATTTTATACGACAACACTCGGCTCGCCGTTGCAAAGATCGTGAAGGGCGGCAGGCGCCTGCGTTCGCAAATGTTTGCCGAACTCCAAAGCCATTATCTGTTTGAGGATCGCTTCGGCAGACCGGGCAAAGGCAATGACAAGGGCAAGGTCGAGGGGCTGGTCGGCTATGTCCGGCGCAACTTCATGACGCCTCTGCCTGTCGCGGAGAGTTTCGACGCGCTCAACGTAAGGCTCCTCGACGCCTGCACGAAGCGACGACAGGCAATATTGCGCGGCCAGTCGATGACGATCAGCGAACGCATGCAGTCGGACATATCCGCGTTCATGCCGTTGCCGCCGACCCCTTATGACGCCTGTCACAAGATTGCGACGCGCGTCTCGTCCATGTCGTTGGTGCGCTACCGCAACAACGATTACTCGGTTCCAACCCGCTATGGCCATCAAGAGGTGTTGGCGAAGGGTTACGTCGACAGAGTCGAGATTGTCTGTCGCGGTGAGACGGTCGCCGTGCATGCGCGCAGCTACGACAAGGCCGAGTTCATTTATAATCCGCTGCATTATCTCGCCTTGCTCGAACACAAGAGCCAGGCGCTCGATCAGGCCGCGCCGCTCGACGACTGGCGCCTCGCCGATTGCGTCTATCGTCTGCGGCGGCTGATGGAGGCGCGCATGGGGAACAGCGGGCGCCGCGAGTTCATCCAGGTGCTGCGGCTGATGGAGGACTTCCATCAACATCTCGTCGAACAGGCCATCGCGGAGGCGCTGCGTCTTGGCGCAATCAGTTTTGACGCGGTGAAGATGCTCCTGCTCGCCAAATTGGAGAACCGGCCAGCCCGGCTCGATCTGACATTCTATCCCTATCTGCCAGTGGCGACAGTCGGCGCGACAGACCCGCGCGCCTATCTCGGGCTCGTCGCCAACGCAGCCGCTATCGAGCCAAGTGCACGAGTTTCGGCATGA
- a CDS encoding site-specific DNA-methyltransferase — protein sequence MLLDFYRSRKSVDDIRNGARARLARAGGEGRPNKLIAGDNLDVLRALRDDPSIAGKIKLVYIDPPFATKTHFRIGVDRVSTISSSKSDAVAYSDTLIDADFLNFLYERLVLLRDLMADDASIYLHIDGKIGHYVKVVMDDVFGRENFRNDIARIKCNPKNFDRKAFGNVKDVIYFYSKTDRPIWNDPRAPLEAADIETRFNKVDAQGRRYTTIPLHAPGETKGKTGEPWRGILPPAGRHWRSAPEVLEELDRQGLVEWSKNGVPRKRLYADGGRGRKVQDVWEFKDPQYPSYPTEKNLDMLKMIVEASSNEGDLVLDCFAGSGTTLVAAQALKRNWVGIDQSEHAIAAAKMRLASSDDLRPTSFEIATQTGITDPAAKVGWLPEAWEQFKEAA from the coding sequence ATGTTGCTCGACTTTTATCGCAGCCGAAAATCAGTCGACGACATTCGCAATGGGGCGCGAGCAAGACTCGCTCGGGCCGGGGGAGAGGGTCGCCCCAATAAGCTGATCGCCGGCGACAATCTCGACGTGCTCCGGGCGCTGCGCGATGACCCGAGCATCGCCGGCAAGATCAAGCTGGTCTATATCGATCCGCCCTTCGCCACGAAAACGCATTTCCGCATCGGTGTGGATCGGGTCTCGACAATCAGCTCCAGCAAGAGTGATGCGGTCGCTTACAGCGACACACTGATAGACGCCGACTTTCTCAACTTCCTTTATGAGCGGCTTGTGCTGCTGCGCGACCTGATGGCCGACGACGCATCGATCTACCTCCATATCGATGGCAAGATCGGTCACTATGTAAAGGTCGTCATGGATGACGTGTTCGGCCGAGAGAATTTCCGCAACGACATTGCCCGCATCAAATGCAATCCAAAGAATTTCGATCGCAAGGCATTCGGCAACGTCAAGGACGTGATCTATTTCTACTCAAAGACCGATCGCCCAATCTGGAACGATCCGCGCGCACCGTTAGAGGCCGCCGACATCGAAACCCGCTTCAACAAGGTCGACGCTCAGGGTCGCCGCTACACGACGATCCCGCTTCACGCGCCGGGCGAAACCAAGGGCAAGACCGGCGAACCCTGGAGGGGAATATTGCCGCCGGCCGGCCGGCACTGGCGCAGTGCCCCCGAAGTGCTCGAAGAGTTGGATAGGCAAGGCCTCGTCGAATGGTCGAAGAATGGCGTGCCGCGCAAGCGCCTTTATGCCGACGGCGGCCGGGGGCGAAAGGTGCAGGACGTTTGGGAGTTCAAAGACCCTCAATATCCGAGCTACCCGACTGAGAAGAATCTCGACATGCTCAAAATGATCGTCGAAGCCTCTTCGAACGAAGGCGATCTCGTCCTCGATTGTTTCGCCGGCTCCGGCACGACGCTCGTCGCCGCGCAGGCTCTCAAACGTAACTGGGTCGGAATCGATCAGTCCGAGCACGCGATCGCGGCCGCCAAGATGCGGCTCGCGTCCAGCGACGATCTTCGGCCAACGTCATTTGAGATAGCGACGCAAACCGGTATCACAGACCCCGCCGCCAAGGTCGGCTGGCTCCCAGAAGCCTGGGAACAATTCAAGGAGGCGGCGTGA
- a CDS encoding type IV secretory system conjugative DNA transfer family protein translates to MNTQSHTLTLGARASGEFVALDADERRRHLYIVGQTGTGKSTLLLNLLRQDFESGAGVALLDPHGDLARAALEHIPRSRTNDLVYIDPADIERPIGFNPLSRVPPDLAPIVADGIVSAFRHVWPDSWGPRLEYILTNAVRALLDVPGATLLMLPRLLIDQPYRVQLVHRHVRDPVVRAYWQNEYAGYTESFRREAIAPIQNKIGKVLMTPALRNMLAQPRSTITPRRLMDEGAIVICNLSKGALGESTAHLLGALVVTALAQAALSRADTPAAERRVFHLYADEFQSFATESFSLILSEARKYALTLTLAHQYLDQLPLPLRAAIFGNAGSVIACRTGASDAPILAEQIGLGGDDALLDLRNFSAWARLLRNGTPTSPVPFDLFPAPRQPRPSAHRLIETSRTRFGRDRKEVEEKIRRFLAVRARSDWAVNS, encoded by the coding sequence ATGAACACGCAATCACACACACTCACACTCGGCGCTCGCGCATCGGGCGAGTTTGTCGCGCTCGACGCCGACGAGCGCCGCCGGCATCTCTACATCGTCGGCCAGACCGGTACAGGCAAGAGCACGCTCTTGCTCAATCTGTTGCGCCAGGATTTCGAGAGTGGCGCAGGCGTCGCCTTGCTCGACCCACATGGCGATCTCGCCCGCGCCGCGTTGGAACACATCCCCCGCTCGCGCACGAACGATCTCGTCTATATCGACCCGGCCGACATCGAGCGGCCGATCGGCTTCAATCCCCTCTCGCGCGTGCCGCCCGACCTCGCGCCGATCGTCGCCGATGGGATCGTGTCCGCCTTCCGGCATGTGTGGCCGGACAGTTGGGGGCCGCGCCTCGAATACATCCTCACCAACGCTGTGCGAGCGCTGCTCGACGTTCCCGGCGCGACCTTGCTCATGCTCCCCCGCCTCTTGATCGACCAGCCTTACCGAGTACAACTCGTACATCGCCATGTCCGCGATCCGGTGGTGCGCGCCTATTGGCAAAACGAATATGCCGGCTATACGGAGAGCTTTCGACGCGAGGCGATCGCGCCCATTCAAAACAAGATCGGCAAGGTGTTAATGACGCCCGCATTGCGCAACATGTTGGCGCAGCCGAGGAGCACGATCACCCCACGCCGGCTGATGGACGAGGGGGCGATCGTCATTTGCAATCTCTCAAAGGGCGCGCTCGGAGAAAGCACCGCGCATCTTCTTGGCGCGTTGGTGGTCACTGCGCTCGCGCAAGCGGCGCTCTCACGCGCCGACACGCCGGCCGCCGAGCGACGCGTGTTCCATCTCTATGCCGACGAATTTCAATCCTTCGCCACAGAAAGTTTTTCGCTCATTCTGAGTGAGGCGAGAAAATATGCGCTGACCCTCACCCTCGCGCATCAATATCTCGACCAACTCCCGCTCCCCCTGCGTGCGGCGATCTTCGGCAACGCCGGCTCGGTCATCGCTTGCCGCACCGGCGCATCCGACGCGCCGATCCTCGCTGAACAAATCGGGCTTGGCGGCGACGATGCGCTTCTCGACCTTCGCAATTTTTCCGCCTGGGCGCGGCTCTTGCGCAACGGCACGCCCACGTCCCCTGTCCCCTTCGACCTATTCCCCGCGCCACGCCAGCCGCGCCCCTCCGCGCATCGGCTCATCGAGACGAGCCGTACCCGCTTCGGGCGCGATCGAAAGGAGGTGGAGGAAAAGATTCGGCGATTCCTCGCCGTACGAGCGCGCAGCGATTGGGCGGTGAATTCATAA
- the istB gene encoding IS21-like element helper ATPase IstB, with protein MSASQESTSQTIVAPQVLLGNHLKALKLPTFAREYEKVALESAQDRADYPRYLLRLCELERIDRERRNVERRIRLARFTQIKSLDTFDFAAQPSLNKPLVLELARCEWIEKRQNCIALGPSGTGKTHVALALGLAACQKGFSVAFTSAAALVHELMEARDERRLRALQKHLNTVKLLIVDELGYVPFTAVGSELLFEVFSQRYERGATLVTSNLPFDEWTSVFGSERLTGALLDRLTHHVHILEMNGDSYRLATARKAQRRNADEPSVSPRTKGEADADI; from the coding sequence ATGAGCGCCTCGCAGGAGTCGACCTCCCAAACGATCGTCGCGCCGCAGGTGCTACTGGGCAATCACCTCAAGGCGTTGAAGCTTCCCACCTTCGCGCGCGAATATGAGAAAGTGGCGCTGGAATCGGCGCAAGATCGCGCCGATTATCCGCGCTATTTGCTGCGCCTGTGCGAACTGGAGCGCATCGATCGCGAGCGGCGCAATGTCGAGCGTCGCATTCGCCTGGCGCGCTTTACGCAGATCAAGAGCCTCGACACATTCGACTTCGCCGCGCAGCCGTCACTCAACAAGCCGCTGGTTCTGGAGCTGGCGCGGTGCGAATGGATAGAGAAGCGACAGAACTGCATCGCGCTGGGTCCATCCGGAACCGGCAAGACTCACGTCGCGCTCGCCCTTGGGCTCGCCGCTTGCCAAAAGGGCTTCAGCGTCGCCTTCACCTCGGCCGCCGCTCTCGTGCACGAACTCATGGAAGCGCGCGACGAGCGCCGCCTGCGGGCGCTGCAAAAGCATCTCAACACCGTCAAATTGCTGATCGTCGATGAGCTGGGCTACGTGCCGTTCACGGCGGTTGGTTCTGAACTGCTCTTCGAGGTCTTCAGCCAGCGCTATGAACGTGGCGCCACGCTGGTGACCAGCAATCTGCCATTCGATGAATGGACGTCGGTGTTCGGGTCGGAACGGCTCACCGGCGCACTGCTCGATCGGCTCACCCATCATGTCCACATTCTGGAGATGAACGGCGACAGCTATCGTCTCGCGACAGCCAGGAAGGCGCAACGGCGCAATGCCGACGAGCCTAGCGTAAGCCCAAGAACCAAGGGAGAAGCCGACGCAGACATTTAA
- a CDS encoding tyrosine-type recombinase/integrase, which produces MPLTHFQLTNAKPAAKPYKLSDGGGLHIIVKPSGSKLWRLKYRFLGKERLLSFGEFPLFSLAEARTKRDEAKKLLASGVDPNVKKKLDQLAAETAARNTFGLVAEEFINTYDARGAAETTKSKQRWLLLDIAAPLAHRPIAEITPAEILDLLKRIERSGRRETARRLRSRLSAVFRYAIVTLRASADPTVALTGAITPPKVTHRAAITDERQLGGLLRAIDEFEGWPTVKSALLFTALTCARPGEVRGARRSEIDFAKALWRIPAERTKMRRPHDVPLSRQAIDVLRDIWTFSHHGELVFPSIISSKKLLSENALNGALRRLGFGPDEMTAHGFRATASTILNERGARPDVIEAMLGHQNENAVRRAYNRASYWPERVELMQRWADMLDEFRALPMA; this is translated from the coding sequence ATGCCCCTGACGCATTTTCAGCTCACGAACGCTAAGCCCGCGGCAAAGCCTTACAAACTTTCGGACGGCGGCGGGCTGCACATCATCGTCAAGCCGAGCGGGTCGAAACTTTGGCGACTCAAATATCGGTTCCTGGGAAAAGAGCGACTGCTCTCTTTCGGAGAGTTTCCGCTCTTCTCTCTCGCCGAGGCTCGGACGAAGCGGGACGAGGCAAAGAAGCTCTTGGCCTCGGGCGTCGATCCGAACGTTAAAAAGAAGCTCGACCAATTGGCCGCCGAGACGGCCGCACGAAACACCTTCGGGCTCGTGGCGGAGGAGTTTATCAATACCTACGACGCGCGGGGAGCGGCGGAAACTACAAAGTCCAAGCAGCGTTGGCTTCTACTCGACATCGCCGCCCCCCTCGCCCACCGGCCAATCGCGGAAATCACGCCGGCCGAAATCCTCGACCTGCTGAAGCGCATCGAACGAAGCGGTCGCCGCGAAACCGCCCGCCGTCTCCGGTCGCGTTTGAGCGCCGTTTTTCGATATGCCATCGTGACGCTTCGCGCTTCCGCCGATCCCACCGTCGCACTGACTGGCGCAATCACGCCGCCCAAGGTCACGCATCGCGCCGCCATAACAGACGAAAGGCAGCTCGGCGGACTGTTACGCGCAATTGACGAATTCGAAGGTTGGCCAACCGTCAAGTCCGCGCTACTTTTTACGGCGCTCACTTGTGCGCGCCCTGGCGAAGTTCGCGGCGCGCGGCGATCCGAGATCGACTTTGCGAAAGCGCTCTGGCGAATTCCCGCCGAGCGCACCAAAATGCGACGGCCGCACGATGTCCCCCTTTCGCGTCAGGCAATCGACGTGCTTCGGGACATTTGGACATTCTCGCATCATGGAGAGTTGGTTTTCCCCTCGATCATCTCAAGTAAGAAGCTCCTTTCGGAAAACGCTTTGAACGGCGCTTTGCGGCGTCTCGGCTTTGGCCCGGACGAGATGACCGCCCACGGCTTCCGCGCAACGGCGAGCACGATCTTGAACGAGCGCGGTGCGCGACCCGATGTGATCGAAGCGATGCTCGGGCACCAGAACGAGAACGCCGTGCGTCGCGCTTACAACCGCGCGAGCTATTGGCCGGAGCGGGTCGAATTGATGCAGCGCTGGGCGGACATGCTCGACGAGTTTCGGGCGTTGCCGATGGCGTGA
- a CDS encoding restriction endonuclease, which produces MNHWLGLSIEYANQRSYLDDLFHVYPTIPDGIRNVDADSWQRVEAAFDARDNVALLETLFAFDLFPIKDSYVAYLKRDRGAIARNPATVARLAGRLYEMGLGKIYERCSEPKETNRQIGPLFRRWLRSQALGVPPVRMEEFIATSDNAILDAGDAEMLRFAREHLNYRHHKGLDFVARFNGRYVIGEAKFLTDFGGHQNAQFQDALSTLHAVGVDAVKVAILDGVLYIRGRSGMYESLNGPLADENILSSLVLREFLYQL; this is translated from the coding sequence ATGAACCATTGGCTCGGATTGAGCATCGAATACGCTAATCAGCGAAGTTACCTCGACGATCTCTTTCACGTTTATCCGACGATTCCCGACGGCATTCGCAACGTCGACGCTGATAGCTGGCAAAGAGTGGAAGCCGCTTTCGATGCGCGCGACAATGTGGCCTTGCTTGAAACGCTTTTCGCCTTCGATCTGTTTCCGATCAAGGATTCCTACGTCGCCTATTTGAAGCGCGATCGGGGAGCGATCGCCCGCAACCCGGCGACGGTCGCGCGTCTCGCTGGCCGGTTATATGAAATGGGCCTCGGCAAAATCTACGAGCGCTGCTCGGAGCCGAAGGAAACTAACCGCCAGATTGGCCCTCTGTTCCGGCGCTGGCTCCGCTCGCAGGCGCTGGGCGTTCCGCCGGTGCGCATGGAGGAGTTTATCGCCACATCCGATAACGCCATTCTCGACGCCGGCGACGCAGAGATGCTGCGCTTCGCGCGCGAGCATCTGAACTACCGTCACCACAAAGGACTGGATTTCGTCGCGCGCTTCAATGGCCGCTATGTAATCGGCGAGGCGAAATTCCTGACCGACTTCGGCGGCCATCAAAATGCGCAATTCCAAGACGCGCTCTCGACACTCCATGCCGTAGGCGTCGACGCGGTGAAGGTCGCAATCCTCGATGGCGTTCTCTACATTCGGGGACGCAGCGGCATGTATGAATCTTTGAACGGGCCGCTCGCTGACGAAAACATTTTAAGCAGCCTCGTGCTGCGCGAGTTCTTGTATCAGCTCTAG
- a CDS encoding DUF262 domain-containing protein has translation MGYAAVYIREIVRKSVEHSWSIPEFQRGFVWKTTQVRDLIESLWLDYPVGTLLIWDSARPVETRSATDSQGPSQWVVDGQQRTTALCVLSGRKPYWWASSTDWDRLVRKYDIRFDIHTREPPYFVVANAATRKVASSRYVPVRDIMNLDTAPEDDKKLQEYAKRVKLDGLCEGMDEMAVYSRLNSLRRIRDKEVVLITVDNDLEDVVEIFSRLNSRGTRVTEADIYLGVVAARSPGWVREEYLPFVESLGVAGFDVSPNLVFRTLTGIGRKRIRYKEIEDDFWSASNIKPVWERTKKAWSLIIRHFKDKGIGGNALLPSDNALVTLTALADRFPGESFDQTFFWFIQASRFARYSTSSTSSMEEDLKEVAESASLSDALERLLARIRYMPAVTADDFMRDYGDSRSGRLLLYLLIQKNAAIDWDQTGIRIGFDSTGLLSGFTPQFHHIFPKAFIDGAHPEDLVNALANIALIGPAINIRISKQNPMDYVGRYQISDKKLEQQYIATDLATTALPDFPQWVQRRAQGLANAANDYLSAHRGDLVLPAATKQEDGADHAYDTV, from the coding sequence ATGGGTTATGCGGCTGTTTACATCCGTGAGATCGTTAGGAAATCTGTTGAGCACAGCTGGAGTATCCCCGAATTTCAACGAGGCTTTGTCTGGAAAACAACCCAGGTACGTGACCTAATCGAGTCGCTTTGGTTGGACTATCCCGTCGGCACGCTTTTGATTTGGGACAGCGCGCGTCCTGTCGAAACGAGGAGCGCTACGGACTCGCAAGGCCCGTCCCAGTGGGTGGTTGACGGTCAGCAGCGAACGACTGCGCTCTGCGTTTTGAGTGGCCGCAAACCTTACTGGTGGGCATCATCTACCGATTGGGATCGACTGGTTCGGAAATACGACATCCGGTTCGACATCCATACTCGTGAGCCTCCCTATTTCGTCGTGGCGAACGCCGCCACGCGAAAAGTGGCGTCCAGCCGATATGTCCCCGTAAGAGACATCATGAATCTCGATACTGCGCCAGAAGACGACAAAAAGTTGCAGGAATACGCAAAGCGCGTGAAGCTTGATGGTCTCTGCGAAGGTATGGACGAGATGGCGGTTTATTCACGGCTAAATAGCCTCAGGAGGATTCGTGACAAAGAGGTCGTGCTTATCACCGTCGACAACGATCTTGAGGACGTGGTCGAAATATTTTCGCGGCTGAACAGCCGGGGCACGCGCGTCACAGAAGCAGACATCTATCTTGGCGTTGTCGCCGCACGTTCACCTGGCTGGGTGCGCGAAGAATATCTCCCCTTTGTGGAAAGCCTTGGAGTCGCGGGCTTCGACGTCTCGCCAAACCTCGTATTCCGAACCCTTACAGGCATTGGTCGCAAACGCATACGTTATAAAGAGATTGAAGACGATTTTTGGAGTGCTTCGAATATAAAGCCCGTGTGGGAGCGGACGAAGAAGGCGTGGAGCCTGATTATCCGCCACTTCAAAGACAAGGGTATCGGAGGAAATGCGCTCCTTCCATCCGATAACGCGTTGGTAACGCTGACCGCTCTGGCAGACAGATTCCCGGGGGAATCTTTCGACCAGACTTTTTTCTGGTTCATTCAAGCATCCCGCTTCGCTAGGTATTCGACATCATCGACTAGTTCGATGGAGGAAGACCTGAAAGAGGTCGCCGAGTCGGCATCGCTAAGCGATGCACTGGAGAGACTTTTGGCGCGCATCCGTTATATGCCGGCAGTCACTGCGGATGATTTCATGCGCGACTACGGCGATTCCCGATCCGGCCGCTTATTGCTATACCTATTGATACAAAAAAATGCAGCGATCGATTGGGATCAGACAGGAATCCGCATCGGTTTTGATTCAACCGGACTTCTGTCTGGCTTCACTCCGCAGTTCCATCACATTTTTCCCAAAGCCTTCATCGACGGTGCTCATCCCGAAGATTTGGTCAACGCGCTTGCCAATATCGCTTTGATAGGGCCAGCAATAAACATTCGGATTTCCAAGCAAAATCCAATGGACTATGTCGGACGCTACCAAATCTCAGACAAAAAACTCGAACAGCAATATATCGCGACTGACCTTGCGACAACGGCGCTCCCGGATTTTCCGCAATGGGTTCAAAGAAGGGCTCAGGGGCTTGCCAATGCCGCAAACGACTATCTGTCAGCTCATCGCGGCGATCTCGTGTTGCCGGCAGCAACGAAACAAGAAGACGGCGCGGATCACGCTTACGATACTGTTTAA